Below is a genomic region from uncultured Fibrobacter sp..
CGACTACGCCAAGAAGTTGAACCCCAACACAGCGCAGTTCTACCCCATCATGGCTTACCCCGGCACCGAAGCTTACAAGGAAGCCCTCGAGAGCGGCGCATTGCAGACAAAAGATTATAATCAGTGGCTCGACAAGGACGGGTTCCACCGCACCACCATCCAGCGCGGAGAACTCACCAGCCAGGCGCTTGTGGACTTCTGCGACAAGGCACGCCGTGAATTCTACCTGCGTCCGAGTTACATCCTGCGTCAGGGAATCATGGCCATCAAGAACCCGCGCGAGCGCTACCGCGTGATGCGTGGATTCGGGACTCTCGTGAAGCACCTGTTCCGCAAGCACGGACAGCTCGCTCCCGTGGCCCGCCAGGCCCCGACAATCAAGGAATAGCCCCTCCATTCCATTAATGGAATGGGGCTCTCATGGATTCCTTCGAAATCCCTGTACATTCTCCGTAATTTTTGTAACTTTTTTATTACATTTATTGAACTTTCTCCTTAATTATTCTAACTTGGAGTAAAAGGAGATCCACCAATGAGGAACCCCATTGAGAAAGTCTGCATATTTGGAGTATTAATCCTTGCTGCATTGTTTTGGTGCTGTTCAACAGAATCCGAGGTTGTAGCGGTCGGTGATGACGACCTCAATGGATTGCATCTTATAGATGATTCCGTACTTGACGAAGATGCGACCGTCGACGATGACGAAGCCAACGCATCTAGTTCTTCCAAGAGCAAAACAAAAGAGACTTCTTCTTCATCCAAGAAATCGGATGCTGTCAGCAGTTCCTCAAAAAAATCAAAGACTAGCACAAGTTCTTCCAGCAAGAAGACTTCTGCATCCAGTTCTTCTAAGAAAACTTCTGCCGAGTCCTCTTCTGAAAAACAAAGCGATGACACAACAACCGTAAAATCATCCAGTTCTAGCAAGAAAGATTCTAGTTCCAGCAAAGACGATACCAGCGTGTCGAGTTCCAGCACAAAAGAATCCACCGATTCCACTGGAACCGAACAGTCCAGTTCCAGCGCAAGGAAGCCCCATGTTCCGGGCATGGAAGAAGAGAATAGTTCCTCTTCCAAGGAATCATCGTCATCCAAAAAAGAGTCTTCGTCCTCTGTCGTAGTACCGCCGCCGAGTTCCAGCAGTACAAACAACAATTCCAAAGACACGACGACTGTCGTTACCGATAAAGATAAAGAAGAAAACATGGAACAACTCGACAGTACCGAGCAAAAGGAAATCGAGGACCTGATCGACAGTGGCGATTCCTCCATTACCCAAATTGAATCGCCAGACAAGGTTAATGACGACGATCTTGATTTCGATAACAACGATTACTACTGCAAGACTCCGGACGGCACCTGGTACAGGCTGAAAGAAAACAAGGCCAAGACGTTCTGGAAAATTGTATGGGACATCGCCGTGTATATTTTGACGGGTCACCACTACTATGATTTCACAGAAGTTTGCGACGAAATGTACATAAGGCCTATAAATCGATAAAAAACCTTTAAGAGATTACAGACAACTGCTATATTTACGGAACTTTTTAACAGGAGCTAAATATGAAGTCCCTCAGTCATCTCATCGGTGTAAGTGCCATTCTCATGTTGGCCTTCACTTTCACCAACTGCACTACCGATTCTGAAGTCACGCAGATTCCAGCAAGCGAACTGGAAGACGATAACAGCGTCAGTTCAAGCAGCGCAGAAAAGGCCGAAACAAAGGCCAAATCCAGTTCTTCCAAGAAGGAAGAAGCAAAGTCTAGCGAATCCAAATCCAAGAAGAGCTCCGCCAGCAAGGACGACGAGAAAAAGGACAGCGCTAAAGACAAGTCTTCGTCTTCTTCTGTCAAGAACGATTCCGAAGATGAAGTTAGCAGTTCTTCTAGCAAAGAAGAAGAAGCAAAGTCCAGCTCCAGTGCCAGAAAGATTCGCGTGCCGGGCATGGAAGATGATGAAGACAACAACGACAACACAAGCAAGTCCTCTTCGAGCAGCTCCAAGCCGACAGCCAAGAGTTCTTCTTCGGAAGTCGCCAAGGACACCGTTAAGACAGACACAACAACTGTCGTGACCGACAAAGATAAAGAAAACAATATGGAAAAGCTCGACAGCGCCGAGCAGAAGGAAATCGAAGACCTCATCGACAGCGGCGACACCACCATTACCCAAATTGACTCACCCGACAAGGTTGAAAGCGACAGCCTTGATTTCGAAAACAACGATTACTACTGCAAGACTCCGGACGGCTCTTGGTACAGGCTGAAAGAAAACAAGGCCAAGACGTTCTGGAAGCTCGTGTGGGATTTCACCGTGTACATTTTCACGGGTCGCCACTACTACGACTTCACGAAGGTTTGCGAAGAACTCTACATGCGTCCGAAGAACTAATCTTCGATAGTCAGAAAGGATATCTAAAAGACCCGTTGGACAAGCCAACGGGTCTTTTGTTTTTAAACAAAAAAATGGCGGCCATGAAATCATGAACCGCCAATCTTTTAAATTACTTTGCCGTGTTAGCAGCGACTTCGAAAGCCTTGCCGAGCTTCGCAAGAGCCTCATCGCATTCCGCTTCGCTCACGTTCAGCGGCGGCAACATACGCAGCACGTTGCCCTTGGCGCTCAGCACCATGAGCTTTTCGGCGCGGGCAGCTGAGATGATGTTGCCCACCGGCATCGCTTCGTCGAGAGCCACACCGAGAATCAAGCCTTCGCCGCGGATTTCCTTGGCAAAGCTGTACTTTTCGGTAAGAGCCTTGAGACCAGCCTTAATCTGGGCAGAGCGTTCGGCGACATTCTTAAGGAGACCCGGAATCTGCTTCACGACAGCGAGACCTGCGGCACATGCAATCGGGTTACCGCCGAAAGTCGTGCCATGATCACCGGCCTTGAGCTGGTCGGCAATGTGCTGACGCAGGAGAACGGCACCGAGCGGGAGACCGCCACCGATACCCTTGGCAAGCGTTACGAGGTCCGGATTCAAGCCATACTTTTCGAAACCGAGGAAGGTTCCGAGACGGCCCACGCCAGCCTGCACTTCGTCGACAATCACGAGGCAGCCGCATTCCTTCTGCAAGCTGTTGATGGTCTCGACCATTTCCTTCGAAAGCGTCATTACGCCACCTTCGGCAGCGAGGCTTTCGAGCATGATCGCGCAAGTGTCCTTGTTGACTTCCTTCTTGAGGGCTTCGCAGTCGTTCCAAGTGACGTGTACGAAGTCACCCGGCATGGAGCCGAAGCCTTCGCGGATAGCCGGCTGACCCGTTGCAGAAAGAGCAGCAAAAGTACGGCCGTGGAAACTGTTCACGAACGTCACGATTTTCTGGCGATTCTTTTCACCCTTCCGATCGAAGTACTTACGTGCAAACTTAATAGCGCCTTCGTTGGCTTCGGTACCGGAGTTGCAGAAGAAAGCCTTGTCGAACTTGGTGATTTCGAGGAGGGCCTTGCCGAGTTCGATTTGCGGGTAGTTCGGGTAAAGGTTGCTGATGTGGTTGAAGTGGTTCATCTGTTCCACCACCGCATCCTTGATGGCCTGGTTCTGGTGACCGAGCGCATTCACGGCGATACCTGCCACGAAGTCCAGGTACTTGTTGCCCTGGTCGTCAAAGAGGTAAGAGCCTTCGCCCTTCACGAAGTTGATGTCTGCCTTGCCGTAGAGCGGCGCGATAATTTGTTTGTCCTGTTCCAACAGGTTAGCGCAAGATTGTGCCATAGTTTAAATCTCCATTAATTTGTTTGCCAAAGTGTTCCGCGTCCTTCCAACCCACGATGTGGATGCTCTTGAGTCCTCGTCGGATCGACTTGAAACTCTCGCGGACTTTGGGAATCATACCGCCGGAGATGACGCCAGCCTCGATCAGCTTTTCGGCGTCCGCTTCGCTCAGTTCGGGAATTACGTTCTTGTTTTCGTCCATCACGCCCGGCACGTCGCTCACCAGCACGAACTGGTCGGCTTCGAGCGCCACAGCCAGTTCACTTGCGGCGGTGTCGGCGTTCACGTTCCAGCTTTGGCCTTCGCCAATGGAAATCGGGCTGACCACCGGAGTCCAACCGGCACTCCACAGGTCAGCGACAATCTTCGGGTTCACCTGCTTGATTTCGCCCACCAGGCCAAGGTCCACCTTGCCCTGTTTCTTGACGACCTGGAACAGGTTGCCGTCCACGCCGGAAATGCCGATGGCGTTGCAGTTGTTGTTCAGCAACATGCGCACGAGCTTCTTGTTCACGTGGCCCGAGAGGGTCATCTCGACCATCTTCATGATGCCGGGGGTCGTGACTCGCAGCCCGTCGATGAATGTCGGTTGTTCCTTGAGCAAGGCGATATTCTCGTTGATATCCTTGCCGCCGCCGTGAACCACGGCCACCTGACAGCCGCTACCGGGAAGTGCAGAGACTGCCGACACAAAATCAGCGAGCTTGGCTTCGTCGATTGCCAGGCTGCCACCAATTTTTACAACCACTTTTTTCATCGCGGAAATATTCCTCTCGTTTTCTTTGAAAAATTCAACCCAAATTTAGAAAAAGAGATGAAAACGGCTAGGTTTCAATAACGGGAAATTAGAGGAAAATCCCCAAGCGGACCAAAGAATACCTTCAAGTAAAACTTTTTGGACCCCTTTTTCAAATCGTAGGAATCCAGGAAGGAATAGGAATAAGAGGCCGAAATCCTGGCCCAAAGGATATTCACGTTCAAATCGCCATGGGCGCGGAAATAGAGTTCACGCCCTGGACTGAAGGCGAACCAATCCGTATTGTAGCCCACACCGATGGAAACAGGAACGTATTTGCGCAAAATAAAAAATTCCAGAGTGGGGTTCAGCAAAGTTATCACAGCGAACGTAGGTGCAATAAGCGTACTGGAATTAAAAAAGAGAGCCGAAATAAACGAAGCCCCCAGAAGCGAACCATTCACGACCATTCCAGCACCGACCCTTGTGCATGAATCCGTTTCATCCGAAAGAAAATGGTTTCCTATCAATAGAGTATTCAGATATAAACCATTCACGATTTTCGCACCCATCCATACGCCAATAAAGGCATCGACATGGTTCGTCCAAGCAGTCAAATCCCCGCCAAGAGAAACCAAATAATCTGATTTCATTAAATCGTCGCTATAACGTTCAAAGATTCCTGTAGCCTTAACAGAATCGCCGTTCACCTCGGCGAAAGAGAACACACAAAAAACA
It encodes:
- a CDS encoding acetylornithine/succinylornithine family transaminase is translated as MAQSCANLLEQDKQIIAPLYGKADINFVKGEGSYLFDDQGNKYLDFVAGIAVNALGHQNQAIKDAVVEQMNHFNHISNLYPNYPQIELGKALLEITKFDKAFFCNSGTEANEGAIKFARKYFDRKGEKNRQKIVTFVNSFHGRTFAALSATGQPAIREGFGSMPGDFVHVTWNDCEALKKEVNKDTCAIMLESLAAEGGVMTLSKEMVETINSLQKECGCLVIVDEVQAGVGRLGTFLGFEKYGLNPDLVTLAKGIGGGLPLGAVLLRQHIADQLKAGDHGTTFGGNPIACAAGLAVVKQIPGLLKNVAERSAQIKAGLKALTEKYSFAKEIRGEGLILGVALDEAMPVGNIISAARAEKLMVLSAKGNVLRMLPPLNVSEAECDEALAKLGKAFEVAANTAK
- the argB gene encoding acetylglutamate kinase, whose translation is MKKVVVKIGGSLAIDEAKLADFVSAVSALPGSGCQVAVVHGGGKDINENIALLKEQPTFIDGLRVTTPGIMKMVEMTLSGHVNKKLVRMLLNNNCNAIGISGVDGNLFQVVKKQGKVDLGLVGEIKQVNPKIVADLWSAGWTPVVSPISIGEGQSWNVNADTAASELAVALEADQFVLVSDVPGVMDENKNVIPELSEADAEKLIEAGVISGGMIPKVRESFKSIRRGLKSIHIVGWKDAEHFGKQINGDLNYGTILR